A genomic segment from Pyrodictium occultum encodes:
- a CDS encoding ABC transporter ATP-binding protein, which translates to MPKLELRGVNAGYGKLQILFDVSFTVPPEKITVIVGPNGSGKSTTLKTIFGLTTIYSGEVLLDGKNIAGLPPHRIAKLGVAYVPQTNNVFANLTVRENLSMATYGLDENQAQDRVEEVLELFPRLRERMGQRAGTLSGGERQMLAIAIALIRRPKLILFDEPTAALAPKIALEILDIIARLRDEYKITVLLVEQNARKALEYGDHAVLLVGGRVAFEGGADELLKHPDLARMYLGLVSSEG; encoded by the coding sequence GTGCCCAAGCTTGAGCTCCGCGGGGTAAACGCAGGGTATGGTAAGCTCCAGATACTGTTTGACGTCAGCTTCACCGTGCCCCCGGAGAAGATAACCGTTATAGTGGGGCCCAATGGGAGCGGTAAGAGCACTACGCTGAAGACCATATTCGGGCTCACCACCATCTACAGCGGCGAGGTACTCCTCGACGGCAAGAACATAGCCGGCCTGCCGCCTCACAGGATAGCCAAGCTCGGCGTGGCCTACGTGCCGCAGACCAACAATGTGTTCGCCAACCTCACCGTCAGGGAGAACCTGTCCATGGCAACCTACGGGCTCGACGAGAACCAGGCCCAGGACCGGGTGGAGGAGGTCCTGGAGCTTTTCCCCCGGCTACGGGAGAGGATGGGGCAGCGGGCGGGAACGCTTAGCGGCGGCGAGAGGCAGATGCTGGCCATAGCGATAGCATTGATAAGGAGGCCCAAGCTCATACTCTTCGACGAGCCCACTGCCGCGCTGGCGCCGAAGATAGCTCTCGAGATACTCGATATAATAGCGAGGCTCCGCGACGAGTACAAGATAACGGTCCTGCTGGTGGAGCAGAACGCCAGGAAGGCCCTCGAGTACGGCGACCACGCGGTCCTCCTGGTGGGCGGCCGCGTGGCATTCGAGGGAGGGGCGGACGAGCTCCTCAAGCAC